One Echinicola strongylocentroti DNA window includes the following coding sequences:
- a CDS encoding sulfatase family protein: protein MKHLILACISLVFWSCGESTSQETTTAKPHIIIIYTDDMGIGDLSCYNSGWVTTPNIDKLAANGLKFNQYYSAAPVCSPSRVGITTGMFPTEWGINTFLHSRKGNANCEQFDYLDPAAPSMARVLKTVGYKTSHVGKWHMGGGRDVDDAPQITEYGFDEYTTTYEGPDPDQLITASNWIWSEKDSIERWERTGYFVDKTLDFLARNKEQPCFVNFWPDDMHDPWIPNEEFYDQRDTWPSKPNFIPVLKEYDRQIGKLMAGLEELGIAENTMIIFTSDNGAYPTYEHIRTNSQRGSKNSLYEGGIRMPFIVSWPAAIQKDQTDSETIIAAVDLLPSLASLTGAQLPDGYAFSGQDLSTALTGKSPQSRNKDLFWDFGRNEHFNRPRQPHHQSPHLAVRHENWKLLVNSDSTQLELYDLEKDINETTNVADQQPQLAGKLSHEVIQWYWEKRKIR from the coding sequence ATGAAACACCTGATATTAGCATGTATTAGCCTTGTTTTCTGGTCCTGTGGTGAAAGTACTTCCCAAGAAACAACCACTGCCAAGCCTCATATCATTATCATCTATACGGATGACATGGGCATTGGGGACCTATCGTGTTATAATAGCGGCTGGGTGACCACGCCAAATATTGATAAGCTGGCCGCCAATGGGCTGAAATTTAACCAATATTATTCGGCAGCGCCAGTTTGCTCACCGTCTCGCGTCGGTATTACCACGGGGATGTTTCCGACCGAATGGGGGATCAATACATTCCTACACAGCCGTAAAGGCAATGCGAACTGCGAGCAATTTGACTATTTGGATCCTGCTGCTCCATCCATGGCCCGCGTGCTGAAGACTGTCGGCTACAAAACCAGTCATGTCGGAAAATGGCATATGGGCGGTGGCCGTGATGTGGACGATGCTCCGCAGATTACCGAATATGGGTTTGATGAATATACCACTACCTATGAAGGCCCCGATCCTGATCAGCTGATCACCGCTTCCAACTGGATTTGGAGCGAGAAAGACAGCATTGAGCGATGGGAAAGGACAGGGTATTTTGTGGACAAGACCTTGGATTTTCTGGCAAGAAATAAAGAACAACCTTGTTTTGTGAACTTTTGGCCCGATGATATGCACGATCCCTGGATTCCCAATGAAGAATTTTATGATCAGCGAGACACCTGGCCGAGCAAGCCCAACTTTATTCCCGTACTCAAAGAATACGATCGGCAGATCGGCAAGTTAATGGCCGGACTGGAGGAATTGGGCATTGCCGAAAATACGATGATCATCTTCACCAGTGATAATGGTGCTTACCCGACTTATGAACATATCCGCACAAACAGCCAGCGGGGTTCTAAAAACAGCCTGTATGAGGGAGGAATACGGATGCCATTTATCGTCAGCTGGCCAGCAGCTATCCAAAAGGATCAAACGGATAGCGAAACTATTATTGCGGCAGTTGATTTACTGCCGAGTTTGGCAAGCCTCACGGGAGCCCAATTGCCGGATGGATACGCCTTTTCAGGACAGGATCTAAGTACAGCCCTAACGGGCAAAAGCCCACAGTCCAGAAACAAGGACCTTTTCTGGGATTTTGGAAGAAATGAACACTTCAACCGCCCCCGTCAGCCCCATCACCAAAGCCCTCACTTGGCCGTTCGCCATGAAAACTGGAAATTATTGGTCAATTCCGATAGTACCCAATTGGAGCTCTATGATCTGGAAAAGGATATCAATGAAACCACCAACGTAGCGGATCAGCAACCGCAATTGGCTGGAAAACTGAGCCATGAAGTGATCCAGTGGTACTGGGAAAAACGGAAAATAAGGTGA
- a CDS encoding ComF family protein produces the protein MRFTFFNDFLALVFPQTCAVCRSSLFDFEELVCRSCQVQLPTTTYHQRPNNNDLAIKIMGLTQVGRVMAFLRYTKKGVSQQLLHQLKYRNQPEMGVLLGKMYGEELVRSGYKDIWDGIFAIPLHPAKQKRRGYNQSMMFAEGLSDALGSPVHDSLVRTKFTSTQTNKSRMERIANVENVFSLVSAADVRDKKLLLVDDVMTTGATLAVAANVLLAAGAAQVDLAVIAAGK, from the coding sequence ATGCGTTTCACATTTTTCAATGATTTTTTGGCTTTGGTATTTCCGCAGACCTGTGCGGTATGTCGGAGCAGCCTGTTTGATTTTGAAGAATTGGTCTGTAGGTCATGCCAAGTGCAACTTCCCACCACTACTTATCACCAACGTCCGAACAATAATGATTTGGCCATAAAAATCATGGGACTAACGCAGGTTGGTCGTGTGATGGCTTTTTTGCGGTATACCAAAAAGGGTGTCAGTCAGCAACTACTCCACCAGCTCAAATACCGCAACCAACCCGAAATGGGTGTGCTACTGGGTAAAATGTACGGAGAAGAATTGGTCAGAAGTGGCTATAAAGATATTTGGGATGGGATATTTGCGATTCCCTTGCATCCTGCCAAACAAAAGCGAAGAGGGTATAATCAGAGCATGATGTTTGCTGAGGGACTTTCCGATGCCTTGGGCTCGCCTGTCCACGACTCACTTGTACGTACCAAGTTCACAAGTACCCAAACCAATAAGTCCAGAATGGAACGGATCGCCAATGTGGAGAATGTTTTTTCATTGGTTTCAGCTGCTGATGTAAGGGATAAAAAACTACTTTTAGTAGATGACGTGATGACCACTGGCGCAACACTCGCCGTGGCCGCCAATGTGTTGCTGGCCGCCGGGGCTGCCCAAGTGGATCTAGCGGTCATTGCTGCTGGGAAATAA
- a CDS encoding carboxymuconolactone decarboxylase family protein: MNLVNEFNEYRAKMNDKILGEDNKVIKRIFNLDTNAFKEGAVDIQSKEMIGLACSMVLRCDDCVRYHLGKCHEVGLTKDQVFEVFSIANLIGGTIVIPHLRKAVEYWEELENKANKDV; encoded by the coding sequence ATGAATTTAGTCAACGAATTCAACGAGTACCGTGCGAAGATGAACGATAAGATCCTGGGAGAGGACAACAAAGTCATCAAAAGGATCTTCAATTTGGACACAAACGCCTTCAAAGAAGGTGCAGTGGATATCCAATCAAAGGAAATGATCGGCTTGGCCTGTTCGATGGTACTTCGCTGTGATGATTGTGTACGCTATCACTTGGGCAAATGCCACGAGGTAGGCCTGACAAAGGATCAGGTTTTTGAAGTATTTTCCATTGCCAACTTGATCGGAGGGACTATTGTCATCCCACACCTACGGAAAGCCGTTGAATACTGGGAGGAACTAGAAAACAAAGCAAACAAAGATGTTTAA
- a CDS encoding exodeoxyribonuclease III, protein MNIVSYNVNGIRAAMRKGFGEWLTETSPDIIGLQEIKAKEDQIEIGVFEDMGYHCYWYPAVKKGYSGVAILSKIKPEKVTYGMGVDKYDDEGRMIRADYGDFSFISAYFPSGTTGGIRQDFKYAFLDDVFGFTQDLKRTSSNLILSGDYNICHKAIDIHTPVANKNTSGFLPEERAWMDKFTGAGFDDSFRLYNPSPHEYSWWSYRANSRANNKGWRIDYHMTSSDMQERVKGARIMPDAVHSDHCPILVEIA, encoded by the coding sequence ATGAATATCGTATCCTATAATGTCAACGGTATCCGAGCAGCAATGCGCAAAGGGTTTGGTGAATGGCTTACCGAAACCTCTCCAGATATCATTGGCTTACAGGAAATAAAAGCCAAAGAGGATCAAATAGAGATCGGTGTATTTGAAGACATGGGCTACCACTGCTATTGGTATCCCGCTGTGAAGAAAGGATACAGCGGTGTAGCTATCCTCAGCAAAATAAAACCAGAAAAGGTTACCTATGGAATGGGAGTGGACAAATACGATGACGAAGGCAGGATGATCAGGGCAGATTATGGTGATTTTTCCTTTATCAGTGCCTATTTCCCTTCCGGTACCACAGGAGGCATTCGGCAAGATTTCAAGTATGCTTTCTTGGATGATGTATTTGGCTTCACGCAGGATCTAAAGCGAACCTCGTCAAATTTGATTCTCAGTGGTGATTACAATATATGTCATAAGGCCATTGATATTCATACCCCTGTTGCAAATAAAAACACATCGGGTTTTTTACCAGAGGAAAGGGCATGGATGGACAAATTCACTGGAGCAGGTTTTGATGATAGTTTCAGACTATATAACCCATCTCCCCATGAATATTCCTGGTGGAGTTATCGTGCCAATTCCCGAGCAAACAACAAAGGTTGGCGGATAGATTATCATATGACGAGTTCTGACATGCAAGAAAGAGTAAAAGGAGCTAGGATAATGCCGGATGCAGTGCACTCTGATCATTGTCCCATCTTGGTAGAAATAGCGTAA
- a CDS encoding ATP-binding protein, with translation MKSIKISIPSLIENIKIVESFIDNAREKFQINDDIYGNIMISVTECVSNAIVHGNQGDANKAVNLEVNFLENQLKFIVEDEGKGFDYENLKDPTAPENLEKSGGRGVFIMKHLSDEVDFENDGKKTILTFYMN, from the coding sequence ATGAAATCGATCAAAATTTCTATTCCATCTCTCATTGAGAATATTAAGATCGTAGAAAGCTTCATTGATAATGCGAGGGAAAAATTCCAGATCAATGACGATATCTATGGCAACATCATGATTTCAGTAACAGAATGTGTCAGCAATGCCATTGTCCACGGCAACCAAGGAGATGCTAACAAAGCGGTAAATCTTGAAGTGAATTTCCTGGAAAACCAATTGAAATTCATCGTTGAAGATGAGGGGAAAGGTTTTGATTACGAAAACCTAAAAGACCCAACTGCACCAGAAAACTTGGAAAAGTCAGGTGGAAGAGGAGTATTCATCATGAAACACCTGAGTGATGAAGTGGATTTTGAAAATGATGGTAAGAAAACGATCCTTACATTCTACATGAATTGA
- the ybeY gene encoding rRNA maturation RNase YbeY — MAINFFQEDINYNLPQKNLTKRWLREIGQKEGFKITDLNYIFCTDEYLYQINVDYLDHDTYTDIITFDNSEEENLLEGDIFVSIERIIDNAKTQNQDTYRETIRVISHGLLHLCGYKDKTKEEAQLMRAKEDEAIKHFFELKENT; from the coding sequence ATGGCCATCAATTTCTTTCAAGAAGACATCAACTACAATTTACCACAAAAAAACCTTACCAAACGATGGCTAAGAGAAATAGGTCAAAAAGAGGGGTTCAAGATCACTGATCTAAACTACATTTTCTGCACTGACGAATACCTTTACCAGATAAACGTGGATTATTTAGACCACGATACCTATACAGACATCATCACCTTTGACAACTCCGAAGAAGAAAACCTGCTAGAAGGAGATATTTTCGTAAGCATTGAGCGCATTATAGATAATGCAAAAACACAAAACCAAGACACCTATAGAGAAACTATACGCGTAATCAGCCATGGACTTCTTCACCTTTGCGGCTACAAGGACAAAACCAAAGAAGAAGCCCAACTTATGAGAGCAAAAGAAGACGAAGCCATAAAACACTTCTTCGAACTAAAAGAAAATACTTAA
- the mnmG gene encoding tRNA uridine-5-carboxymethylaminomethyl(34) synthesis enzyme MnmG: MFPEYDVIVVGGGHAGCEAAHAAAKMGNSVLLCTMNMNTIAQMSCNPAIGGVAKGQIVREIDALGGMTGIISDKSMIQFRMLNRSKGPAMWSPRSQNDRMRFAEEWRLALEGTPGVDFWQEMISGLVVEDKRVVGVKTGIGLEIKAKSVVLTNGTFLNGLIHIGEKQFGGGRTGEAAAKGITEQLVDLGFEAGRMKTGTPPRVDGRSLDYSKMEVQYGDEKPEKFSFSDETSTLKEQRTCWITYTNKEVHETLETGFDRSPMFNGRIQGLGPRYCPSIEDKINRFAERDRHQIFVEPEGWDTVEIYVNGFSTSLPEDVQYKAIRKIAGFENCKMFRPGYAIEYDFFPPTQLKLTLETQLVENLFFAGQINGTTGYEEAGCQGLIAGINAARKVQEESPFLLKRSDAYIGVLIDDLINKGTEEPYRMFTSRAEFRLLLRQDNADLRLTELGHSIGLASDERLEKMLDKKNDTAKLINDLKQKKLSPESINSGLEEKDTATIKEKITVEKLLKRPQLGLTSIKKLDPDIDQYLSKYPQEVLDQAEIQIKYNSYIEKEKQMVEKLNSMENFKIPSSFDYLAIPALSAEGKQKLHKIRPETLGQASRISGVSPADLSILTVYLGR, encoded by the coding sequence ATGTTTCCAGAATACGATGTAATAGTAGTTGGGGGAGGCCATGCAGGATGCGAAGCAGCTCATGCGGCAGCCAAAATGGGTAATTCGGTACTCTTATGTACCATGAATATGAACACTATTGCTCAAATGTCATGTAATCCAGCTATTGGTGGTGTGGCTAAAGGACAAATTGTTCGTGAAATTGATGCACTCGGTGGAATGACAGGTATCATTTCCGATAAATCCATGATCCAATTTCGAATGCTCAACAGGTCTAAAGGCCCTGCTATGTGGTCCCCAAGATCACAAAATGACCGAATGCGCTTTGCCGAAGAGTGGAGATTGGCATTGGAAGGCACACCAGGCGTGGACTTTTGGCAAGAAATGATCTCTGGTTTGGTCGTAGAAGACAAAAGGGTAGTGGGTGTAAAAACTGGTATCGGCCTTGAAATAAAGGCTAAATCAGTAGTTCTTACCAATGGGACATTTCTCAACGGACTCATACATATAGGAGAAAAGCAGTTTGGAGGAGGCAGAACTGGTGAAGCTGCAGCCAAAGGAATTACGGAACAATTAGTGGACCTAGGTTTTGAAGCAGGAAGAATGAAGACCGGTACACCCCCAAGAGTGGATGGAAGGTCATTAGATTACTCCAAAATGGAGGTTCAATACGGCGATGAAAAACCAGAAAAATTCTCCTTTTCTGATGAAACATCTACTTTAAAAGAACAACGAACCTGCTGGATAACTTATACCAATAAAGAAGTACACGAAACATTGGAGACGGGATTTGATCGGTCACCGATGTTTAATGGACGTATTCAAGGATTAGGACCACGGTATTGTCCATCGATAGAGGATAAAATCAACCGCTTTGCTGAAAGGGACCGACACCAAATCTTTGTAGAGCCTGAAGGTTGGGATACAGTAGAAATCTACGTCAATGGCTTCTCTACATCACTCCCGGAAGATGTCCAATACAAAGCAATCCGAAAAATAGCTGGTTTTGAGAACTGCAAAATGTTCCGTCCAGGCTATGCGATCGAATACGACTTTTTCCCACCAACGCAGTTAAAATTAACACTAGAAACACAACTGGTAGAAAATCTCTTCTTTGCAGGGCAGATCAACGGAACCACAGGATACGAAGAAGCAGGCTGCCAAGGACTCATAGCAGGTATCAATGCAGCTAGAAAGGTACAGGAAGAAAGTCCCTTCCTGCTAAAAAGATCCGATGCCTACATCGGAGTACTTATCGATGACCTCATCAATAAAGGCACCGAAGAACCTTATAGGATGTTTACCTCAAGGGCTGAATTCAGACTTTTACTTAGACAAGATAATGCTGATTTGCGATTGACAGAACTTGGTCATTCTATAGGTTTAGCTTCAGATGAGCGATTGGAGAAAATGCTGGACAAGAAAAATGATACCGCCAAACTGATCAATGATCTTAAGCAAAAGAAACTAAGTCCAGAAAGCATCAATTCAGGACTGGAAGAAAAAGATACTGCTACGATCAAAGAAAAGATCACCGTAGAAAAGCTGCTTAAAAGGCCACAACTGGGACTAACATCCATAAAGAAATTAGACCCAGACATCGATCAATACCTATCAAAATACCCACAAGAAGTACTAGATCAAGCGGAAATACAAATAAAATACAACAGCTATATCGAAAAGGAAAAACAAATGGTAGAGAAACTCAATAGCATGGAAAACTTCAAAATACCGTCCAGCTTTGACTACCTCGCCATTCCAGCACTGTCTGCTGAAGGAAAGCAGAAATTGCATAAAATACGTCCCGAAACCCTCGGGCAAGCATCCAGAATCAGTGGTGTATCACCAGCTGATCTGTCCATTCTCACGGTTTATTTAGGAAGATAA
- a CDS encoding class I SAM-dependent methyltransferase gives MYERLTNCPLCESGLFINHMVVKDHSVSDESFSICKCSNCDFLFTNPRPSQKNIGQYYESKDYISHTDKSNNLVNLIYKQVRKITLQQKVNWITKYSEKKGRLLDYGCGTGHFLHHASTKGWEGIGYEPSEEATEIARGKFNLQLYPKLESLENEKKFDAITLFHVLEHVHDLRGTMKFLLQRLKKRGTLFLAVPNNASYDAALFKEHWAAMDVPRHLYHFTRPTMRKLAEEFDLRITAEEPMPFDSYYVSILSNNIKYNKKNLINSFLTGYKSNKLAKNNNNNYSSILFILKKK, from the coding sequence ATGTACGAAAGATTAACCAACTGTCCACTTTGTGAAAGTGGACTTTTTATTAATCATATGGTGGTGAAAGACCACAGCGTCTCTGACGAATCATTTAGCATTTGTAAATGTAGCAATTGCGATTTTTTATTTACCAACCCAAGACCAAGCCAGAAAAATATCGGCCAATATTACGAATCAAAGGACTATATTTCCCATACTGATAAATCAAATAATCTCGTTAACCTCATCTACAAACAGGTAAGAAAAATAACCTTACAGCAAAAGGTAAACTGGATTACGAAGTATTCAGAGAAAAAAGGAAGACTATTGGATTACGGTTGTGGGACTGGCCATTTTCTTCATCATGCCAGCACCAAAGGATGGGAGGGAATAGGCTATGAACCTAGTGAAGAAGCGACAGAAATCGCTCGTGGCAAATTTAACCTCCAACTATATCCTAAATTGGAATCATTGGAAAATGAAAAGAAATTTGATGCCATCACACTTTTTCATGTCCTCGAACACGTCCACGATCTAAGAGGTACAATGAAGTTCCTTCTTCAACGATTAAAGAAAAGGGGAACACTTTTCCTGGCAGTACCAAACAATGCTTCCTACGACGCCGCGTTATTCAAAGAGCATTGGGCAGCTATGGATGTGCCGAGACACTTGTACCATTTCACCAGGCCCACGATGCGAAAATTAGCAGAGGAGTTTGACTTACGCATCACTGCAGAAGAACCCATGCCATTTGACAGTTACTATGTATCCATTCTATCCAACAATATAAAATATAATAAGAAAAATCTTATAAATTCATTTTTAACAGGATATAAATCAAACAAATTAGCTAAAAACAACAACAATAACTATTCAAGCATATTGTTTATATTAAAGAAGAAATGA
- a CDS encoding Ig-like domain-containing domain, with the protein MNNRKHYISLILATTALLLCYACAKQSSPMGGPKDEEPPKLLSSNPKDQSLNIKPENVTLVFDEFIKTENPQRNVIITPSLDKSKMEFLALKNELRIKIGQELEDSTTYVFNFQKSIQDISESNPAENLKLVFSTGNLIDSLRFIGKVSFLFPQQKPNMEDVIVGLYRIEDDTMDVFTDPPYYLTQTDSTGNFEITNIKGGQYRAYAWQDDNNTSKAEDKSEPYAFIADTINIMEDVSGSYFNLFKGDLSDFKINRTSSIGRTFDVVLSKYPATLKVNHPDLGTSLYYRVNEKNIRFYHTSLREDSTQVSISVRDSVGFGVDTTFYASFMESDRRPENLTPTIAKDKDFLKDINTSISFNKPIKDIVYDSLFIQYDTASFIKIEPRHISFKDSSLRSTLLFSIPVNDTLSTTNYQFYASDSTFIDIEDQFNEKEIKTTFTKLDPENLADEVTGKIMVEELPIIVQLLSKNGEVSRETILRDQYNYSFKKIKAGEYMVRAIIDRNDNGKWDPGNYNELRQPEPIYYYRDTENQSYLILLRGKWTNQNINIMPTPESGLLRKNNGNTTTDTIPKMDQNTDKTAVDNSQK; encoded by the coding sequence ATGAACAATAGAAAACACTATATCAGCCTAATATTAGCTACCACAGCCCTACTACTCTGCTACGCCTGCGCAAAGCAAAGTTCCCCAATGGGTGGCCCCAAAGACGAAGAACCTCCCAAACTGCTTTCATCAAATCCCAAAGACCAAAGCCTCAATATCAAGCCAGAAAATGTGACGCTGGTCTTCGATGAATTTATAAAGACCGAAAATCCCCAACGGAATGTCATCATCACACCAAGCTTGGACAAGAGCAAAATGGAGTTTCTTGCGCTCAAGAATGAGCTCCGCATCAAAATTGGTCAAGAGTTGGAAGATAGCACTACCTATGTCTTTAACTTCCAAAAAAGCATACAAGACATATCAGAAAGCAATCCTGCTGAAAACTTAAAACTGGTCTTCTCCACAGGAAATTTGATTGATAGTCTCCGATTTATTGGGAAGGTTTCCTTCTTATTTCCTCAGCAAAAACCTAATATGGAAGATGTCATCGTGGGACTATATAGGATAGAGGACGATACTATGGATGTATTTACAGATCCACCCTATTATCTCACACAAACAGATTCTACTGGGAATTTTGAAATCACTAATATCAAAGGAGGCCAATATAGAGCATATGCCTGGCAGGACGATAACAACACGTCCAAGGCCGAAGACAAAAGTGAGCCTTATGCCTTTATCGCTGACACCATCAACATCATGGAGGATGTATCTGGAAGCTATTTTAACTTGTTTAAAGGCGATCTATCTGATTTTAAAATCAATCGTACATCATCCATAGGAAGAACCTTTGATGTAGTCCTCAGCAAGTACCCAGCCACCTTAAAAGTCAATCATCCTGATCTCGGCACATCATTATATTATAGAGTCAATGAAAAGAACATCCGCTTTTATCATACATCATTGCGGGAGGATAGTACACAGGTATCTATAAGTGTCAGGGATTCTGTAGGATTTGGCGTAGATACCACTTTTTATGCATCCTTTATGGAAAGTGACAGAAGACCCGAAAACCTAACACCTACCATAGCTAAAGACAAAGACTTCTTAAAAGACATCAACACATCCATTTCATTTAATAAACCCATTAAAGATATTGTTTATGATTCATTATTCATCCAATACGATACAGCATCATTCATTAAAATCGAGCCGAGACATATAAGTTTTAAAGACAGTTCATTGCGGTCAACATTATTATTCTCCATACCGGTAAATGATACTTTGTCAACAACAAATTACCAGTTCTATGCCTCTGACTCCACCTTTATTGACATCGAAGATCAATTCAACGAAAAGGAAATCAAAACAACGTTTACTAAACTAGATCCAGAAAACCTTGCTGATGAAGTAACAGGCAAAATAATGGTTGAGGAACTACCAATCATCGTCCAACTTCTAAGTAAAAATGGTGAAGTATCACGTGAAACAATTTTAAGAGATCAGTATAATTACAGCTTTAAGAAGATCAAAGCAGGCGAGTACATGGTAAGGGCCATTATAGACCGCAACGATAATGGCAAGTGGGATCCTGGCAACTACAATGAACTCCGGCAGCCTGAACCTATTTACTATTACCGTGACACTGAAAACCAATCTTACCTTATACTCCTTAGAGGAAAGTGGACCAACCAAAACATCAATATTATGCCTACACCAGAATCAGGTCTGCTAAGGAAAAATAATGGCAATACCACGACGGATACCATTCCGAAAATGGACCAAAATACTGACAAAACGGCTGTAGATAACTCACAAAAATAG
- a CDS encoding alpha/beta hydrolase: MRKIYSLVALFLGLQCIVLAKTDTVQVHSDAMDKDVPNLIITPSGYSSSTTYPSVYLLHGAGGDYTTWARIADLQQYADRYGLIIVCPDAGVTSWYFDSPIDPKMQYESYVASELVAWVDDHYATKPDRAYRAITGLSMGGHGGLYLGFRHQDVWGAVGSTSGGVDIRPFPLNWDIAKRLGSYAENKEVWEENSVINMLHLLDGKTLDIIFDCGRHDFFYDANVRLHEKMEERNIPHDFISRPGVHNAEYWQNAIAYQLLFFNSKFEARKK; this comes from the coding sequence ATGAGAAAAATTTATAGCCTCGTAGCCCTTTTTCTAGGATTGCAGTGCATTGTATTGGCCAAGACCGATACCGTACAAGTCCACAGCGATGCGATGGACAAGGATGTGCCTAATCTGATCATTACGCCCAGTGGCTATTCCAGCTCGACCACTTATCCATCCGTATATTTGCTCCATGGAGCTGGTGGCGACTACACCACTTGGGCAAGGATTGCCGATTTGCAGCAATATGCGGACCGCTACGGCCTTATCATCGTCTGTCCTGATGCAGGAGTCACCAGTTGGTATTTCGACAGCCCTATAGACCCTAAAATGCAATATGAGTCTTACGTCGCTTCCGAATTGGTCGCTTGGGTGGATGACCATTATGCTACCAAGCCAGATCGTGCCTATCGTGCCATTACGGGCTTGAGCATGGGCGGTCATGGAGGACTTTATCTGGGCTTTCGTCATCAAGATGTCTGGGGAGCTGTGGGAAGTACAAGTGGCGGTGTGGACATCCGGCCGTTTCCGTTGAATTGGGACATCGCCAAAAGGTTGGGATCTTATGCTGAAAACAAGGAAGTCTGGGAGGAAAATAGTGTCATCAACATGCTCCACCTGCTGGATGGAAAAACCTTGGACATCATCTTTGATTGCGGCCGCCATGATTTTTTTTATGATGCCAATGTACGTCTGCACGAAAAGATGGAAGAGCGTAATATTCCCCACGATTTTATCTCACGACCCGGAGTGCACAATGCCGAGTATTGGCAAAATGCCATCGCCTATCAACTGCTATTTTTCAATAGTAAATTTGAAGCCAGGAAGAAATAG
- a CDS encoding CPBP family intramembrane glutamic endopeptidase codes for MAESWGITGLMVLSMLVFSPLFIGLRLILDEGLSFLLYYIFVFSIPLLLFKAKRKKRNGDASFNFAIGNLRIAALVILCTTSMLFAITTPLVSLIPMPEVFREIFEGMHYSGIFSHVAIVVAAPLLEELIMRGIVLDGLLKRYDPVKSILLSSFLFGILHLNPWQFISAFVIGIFAGWVYWKTKRISLAILIHMTNNLMALLISLTNKDTPTLDGSFLDTYGGSFYAVMIIVVGLITFAGCIYLLKKEFLKEKVKVPDEVNITPAAKFWE; via the coding sequence ATGGCAGAAAGCTGGGGAATAACGGGGCTGATGGTACTTTCTATGCTAGTATTTTCGCCACTGTTTATTGGGCTTCGACTTATTTTGGATGAAGGGCTTTCATTTTTACTCTATTACATATTTGTATTTTCAATTCCACTATTGCTCTTTAAGGCCAAACGTAAGAAAAGAAATGGAGATGCGTCATTTAACTTTGCGATTGGTAATTTGAGGATTGCAGCACTTGTAATACTCTGCACGACGTCTATGCTATTTGCGATTACCACTCCATTGGTGAGTTTGATCCCTATGCCGGAGGTATTTAGGGAGATTTTTGAAGGAATGCATTATTCTGGTATTTTTTCGCATGTGGCCATCGTAGTAGCTGCTCCTCTTTTAGAAGAACTGATCATGCGGGGCATTGTTCTTGATGGATTGTTAAAACGATATGATCCTGTGAAATCGATTCTTCTTTCAAGTTTTCTTTTTGGAATCCTGCACCTTAATCCCTGGCAATTTATTTCTGCCTTTGTAATAGGGATATTTGCCGGCTGGGTGTATTGGAAAACAAAGCGAATCTCCTTAGCCATATTGATCCACATGACCAATAATCTCATGGCCTTATTGATATCGTTAACGAATAAAGATACCCCTACGTTGGATGGCAGTTTTTTAGATACTTATGGTGGCTCCTTTTATGCCGTCATGATCATTGTGGTGGGCTTAATTACCTTTGCTGGATGCATTTACCTTTTGAAGAAAGAATTTCTAAAGGAAAAAGTAAAAGTACCTGACGAGGTAAATATCACCCCCGCAGCGAAATTCTGGGAGTAG
- a CDS encoding GIY-YIG nuclease family protein: MKGYMYILACANGAFYTGSTVDLGKRLAEHQAGFGANFTRKYLPVELVYFEEYARVDQAFYREKQIQGWGRSKKIALINGDLDKLHNLSACQNKTHFKNYNSKKE; the protein is encoded by the coding sequence ATGAAAGGATACATGTACATTTTAGCCTGCGCAAATGGAGCTTTTTATACAGGAAGCACGGTTGATTTGGGTAAGAGATTGGCTGAGCATCAAGCTGGATTTGGGGCTAACTTTACTAGAAAATACCTTCCAGTAGAACTGGTATATTTTGAGGAATATGCTAGAGTAGATCAAGCTTTTTACAGAGAGAAACAAATCCAGGGTTGGGGACGGAGCAAGAAAATAGCGTTGATTAATGGAGATTTGGATAAATTACACAATTTATCAGCATGTCAGAATAAGACGCATTTCAAAAATTATAATAGCAAAAAGGAGTAA